A section of the Paenibacillus odorifer genome encodes:
- a CDS encoding glycoside hydrolase family 113, translating into MKNVFLKGMTYGWGSKRGEYRTEYAEDSMRKLAETGSEWIALSFWTWQDTVHSTEIHYDYGYTLTDRDLTHAVQLAKQLGLKVCLKPVVNSRDGIWRARIGFPEEGDVYWAAWFRSYTNFIKHYAELAEELECEMFCIGCEMVGTESRTAEWRQLIQEVTNLYTGPIIYNANHGKEEGIEWLDEVDFIGTSAYYPVASVPGDSYENMLAGWERQKPRLKSLSERFGKPLVFIEIGCRSAHGCATMPWDFTYTDLPYSEDEQANFYRSALEAFWNEPWFAGYFWWDWSTKLYDLEEASIDRGFDIYGKKAEQVLKEYYKQTITK; encoded by the coding sequence GTGAAGAATGTTTTTCTAAAAGGGATGACTTATGGCTGGGGATCAAAACGAGGTGAATACCGTACAGAATATGCAGAAGATTCGATGAGAAAGCTGGCAGAGACAGGTAGTGAATGGATTGCCTTATCTTTTTGGACATGGCAAGACACTGTGCATTCAACAGAAATTCATTATGATTACGGTTACACGTTGACTGATCGTGATCTCACACATGCGGTACAACTGGCAAAACAGCTTGGTCTTAAAGTTTGTCTTAAACCTGTAGTGAATTCGAGGGATGGCATTTGGAGAGCTAGGATTGGATTTCCGGAAGAGGGAGATGTTTATTGGGCAGCATGGTTCCGTTCTTATACTAATTTCATTAAACACTACGCAGAGTTGGCGGAAGAACTTGAATGTGAGATGTTCTGTATCGGCTGCGAAATGGTCGGCACAGAGTCTAGAACTGCGGAATGGAGACAATTGATTCAAGAGGTCACCAATCTTTATACAGGGCCGATCATTTATAATGCCAATCATGGCAAAGAAGAAGGAATCGAGTGGCTGGATGAGGTGGATTTTATCGGAACCAGCGCTTATTATCCGGTAGCTTCAGTGCCGGGAGATTCTTATGAGAATATGCTGGCTGGTTGGGAGCGGCAGAAACCGCGGCTTAAGTCACTCTCTGAGCGATTTGGCAAGCCTCTCGTATTCATCGAGATTGGCTGCCGAAGTGCTCATGGGTGTGCCACCATGCCATGGGACTTTACATACACAGACTTACCATATTCAGAAGATGAACAGGCCAACTTCTATCGCTCAGCGCTGGAAGCATTCTGGAATGAACCTTGGTTTGCCGGTTACTTCTGGTGGGATTGGAGCACGAAATTGTATGACTTAGAAGAGGCTTCCATTGACCGTGGTTTTGATATTTATGGCAAAAAAGCCGAACAAGTTCTCAAAGAATACTATAAGCAAACTATCACTAAATAA
- a CDS encoding DUF2500 domain-containing protein, translating to MGPDLSWMFDFAGTVMPIFIVVMIGILAISAGRGLLQWGRNNGSPILTIPAHIVSKRTEVRQQQLQEENGSTRTSTTYYLTYELEGGSRMEFKVDGHEYGLSAEGDRGMLTYQGTRYHGFQRQPQYSTAE from the coding sequence ATGGGCCCGGATCTTTCATGGATGTTTGATTTTGCCGGAACGGTGATGCCGATCTTTATCGTTGTTATGATTGGTATTCTTGCTATATCAGCAGGCAGGGGCTTGCTTCAATGGGGCAGGAACAATGGCTCCCCCATACTAACAATCCCTGCACATATCGTTAGCAAACGGACTGAAGTACGACAGCAGCAGCTTCAGGAAGAGAATGGCTCAACTCGTACGAGTACAACTTACTATTTAACGTACGAGCTGGAAGGCGGCAGTCGCATGGAATTTAAAGTAGATGGCCATGAATATGGCTTGAGCGCAGAAGGCGATAGAGGAATGCTTACTTATCAAGGAACTAGATATCATGGATTCCAACGACAGCCACAATACTCAACTGCGGAGTAG
- a CDS encoding tyrosine-type recombinase/integrase: MNEWCEDYEEGLEAFLIWMKDAGYTPYTQKSYLVDVKQFLDSLNGKKLETVKKLHVISFLTSVRERGVSDATRNRKHAAINCFFKSLIELELLQNNPAAGIKKSKTEINREPVYLDESDLGRFLSSIDGKYKKRNLAVFLLMSYMGLRVGEVHTLNLSDYNVERHSLRVFGKGRKWRNVPVPEDVVPFLDSALAERLDPWRSKEEAMFISQKGRRLSIRGIQQIAADTFDRFQRDVPAAQRRPYSSHKLRHSFATMLLRKGADLRTVQELLGHSSIQTTTVYTHITSREKEEAMSKLQIQL; the protein is encoded by the coding sequence ATGAATGAGTGGTGTGAAGACTACGAAGAAGGGCTGGAGGCCTTTCTCATCTGGATGAAGGATGCCGGGTACACTCCCTATACGCAAAAATCCTATTTAGTAGATGTGAAACAGTTTTTAGACAGTCTGAATGGTAAAAAGCTTGAGACAGTGAAGAAGCTGCATGTCATTTCCTTTTTGACCTCTGTCCGCGAACGTGGAGTGAGTGATGCCACCCGTAACCGGAAGCATGCTGCGATTAACTGTTTTTTCAAGTCATTGATCGAGCTGGAACTACTACAGAACAACCCGGCAGCCGGAATTAAGAAATCCAAAACTGAGATCAATCGTGAGCCGGTTTACTTAGATGAAAGTGATCTGGGGCGGTTTTTATCTTCTATAGATGGTAAATACAAAAAGCGTAATTTAGCAGTTTTTTTGTTGATGTCCTATATGGGGCTTCGGGTGGGGGAAGTCCACACGCTGAATTTGAGTGATTATAATGTAGAAAGACATTCCCTCCGTGTGTTTGGGAAGGGGCGTAAATGGCGTAATGTGCCGGTTCCCGAGGATGTAGTGCCTTTTCTCGACTCCGCGTTAGCAGAAAGGTTAGACCCTTGGCGCAGTAAAGAGGAAGCGATGTTCATTTCACAAAAAGGACGCAGGTTGTCTATCCGAGGCATTCAGCAAATCGCAGCAGATACCTTCGATCGTTTCCAAAGGGATGTGCCAGCAGCACAGCGACGCCCGTATTCAAGCCATAAGCTCCGACATTCTTTTGCAACCATGCTGCTGAGAAAAGGGGCAGATCTGCGTACCGTACAGGAACTGCTAGGTCACTCCTCGATCCAGACTACAACCGTATACACACATATCACGAGTCGTGAGAAGGAAGAGGCCATGTCTAAATTACAAATCCAGCTGTGA
- a CDS encoding amino acid permease, translating to MDLFRKKALNIPTSSEGTQLNKTLGALDLTMLGVGAIIGTGIFVMTGVAAAEHAGPGLIISFLLAAFACVLSALCYSEFASTIPVSGSAYAYSYVAFGELLAWILGWDLVLEYGVAAAAVSSGWSGYFQGLLEGFGIHLPTALSGAYNPEAGTIINLPAVIIILLISYLLTRGTKETARFNAIMVFIKIAVVLLFIVTGFFYVKPENWTPFLPFGYHGVINGAATVFFAYIGFDALATAAEEVKRPQRDLPIGIISSLAICTVLYVLVSLVLTGIVPYTDLNVSDPVSYALRFVNQDMIAGLISVGAIAGMTTVLLVMLFGQTRLLFAISRDGLLPISLSKINAKTQVPVRSTWMVGILIAVLTGFIPLDRLANLTSIGTLFAFFVVSLGVIALRYIHPDLKRGFRVPWVPFIPLLSAATCGILMYNLGSETWIGFLIWTVVGLLIYALYGYRNSNLNHK from the coding sequence ATGGATTTATTTCGTAAAAAGGCTCTAAACATACCCACAAGTTCTGAGGGGACGCAGTTAAACAAGACGTTGGGTGCCCTGGATCTAACAATGCTTGGGGTAGGAGCCATTATCGGCACAGGTATTTTTGTAATGACAGGAGTTGCCGCAGCAGAACATGCAGGTCCTGGTCTTATAATTTCTTTTTTACTGGCGGCGTTTGCCTGTGTGCTCTCGGCATTATGTTATTCGGAATTTGCTTCGACCATTCCTGTTTCCGGGAGTGCTTATGCTTATAGTTATGTAGCCTTTGGAGAACTATTAGCTTGGATCTTAGGCTGGGATCTCGTCTTGGAATACGGAGTTGCCGCAGCGGCTGTAAGCAGTGGCTGGTCAGGGTATTTTCAGGGGTTATTAGAGGGCTTTGGGATACATCTCCCAACTGCACTATCGGGGGCTTATAATCCGGAAGCGGGTACAATAATAAATCTGCCTGCAGTAATCATCATTTTGTTAATTTCCTATTTACTGACTCGGGGAACGAAAGAAACGGCACGTTTTAACGCCATCATGGTCTTTATCAAAATAGCAGTGGTGCTTCTATTTATCGTAACTGGATTTTTCTATGTGAAGCCAGAGAATTGGACTCCATTTCTCCCCTTTGGATACCATGGCGTGATCAATGGCGCGGCCACAGTGTTTTTTGCCTACATAGGTTTTGATGCGCTAGCAACCGCTGCAGAAGAGGTGAAAAGACCCCAACGCGATTTGCCGATTGGAATTATTTCATCCCTTGCTATCTGCACTGTCTTGTACGTTCTTGTCTCACTCGTATTAACAGGTATTGTTCCATATACTGATCTCAATGTTAGTGATCCTGTATCATATGCGCTTCGCTTTGTAAATCAGGATATGATTGCCGGTCTGATCTCTGTTGGAGCCATCGCGGGAATGACTACAGTACTCCTCGTGATGTTATTCGGTCAAACCCGGCTGTTATTTGCCATCTCACGTGATGGCCTACTGCCAATAAGTTTATCTAAGATTAATGCTAAAACACAGGTACCCGTACGAAGCACATGGATGGTAGGCATCTTAATAGCCGTGTTAACGGGTTTCATCCCACTGGATCGGTTGGCAAATCTGACAAGCATAGGAACATTGTTTGCCTTTTTTGTAGTGTCTTTAGGGGTAATCGCGCTTAGATATATTCATCCGGATTTAAAAAGAGGGTTCAGAGTTCCTTGGGTACCTTTCATTCCGCTGTTAAGTGCGGCAACTTGTGGTATTTTGATGTATAATCTAGGAAGTGAGACATGGATTGGTTTTCTAATTTGGACAGTTGTTGGACTTCTAATCTATGCACTATACGGCTATCGTAATAGTAATTTGAATCATAAATAA
- a CDS encoding PQQ-binding-like beta-propeller repeat protein, translated as MKYVPFILKTVISSSLLVSGAGVYLPGAQAAVTTPASSSTTVDSITTIKPLWHDKADGQGIYSQQAPTANGLFYYSSGGTLKAADLSTGKVKWSYKNGTNPEIITNNSVFFITYEGYLVKVNAQTGKLLWKVKAAKDPIEIGAFAELVNGVLYFRNEHGGIAAYHPVTGKKIWENKDIPMYVGSIDGLYNGVLVVSSTVDNRRTQFFGLDPATGKRLWRIQGFYSFVAYRDGELLLREQANAANNASNEPLKGYQLTLVHVDVKTGKAKTKKNYKPLEDVSRLGNYFTSLQGSYLYTVDGGLDQWGGHPLYRFTLGQETASEPKSYEEYGNWVAGPVNNMAFFQKDAQITAVQMNDNRIISFNGPDSPALSIQSMGKGLYAGYENGYFLIINAETGKALGKVKTGAQQYGKLFSANGILYIQTEHNIFAISLPKELK; from the coding sequence GTGAAATATGTACCGTTTATCCTAAAGACCGTTATATCTTCCTCCTTGCTCGTATCTGGAGCTGGTGTATATTTGCCTGGTGCTCAAGCAGCAGTAACAACCCCTGCCTCCTCTTCAACAACCGTCGACTCTATCACCACAATTAAACCCTTATGGCACGACAAGGCAGATGGTCAAGGGATTTATAGCCAACAGGCCCCTACTGCAAATGGATTATTCTATTATTCATCAGGCGGGACACTAAAGGCCGCCGATCTCAGTACAGGCAAAGTTAAATGGTCCTACAAAAACGGAACAAATCCTGAGATTATAACGAATAACTCGGTTTTCTTTATCACTTATGAGGGTTATCTTGTAAAAGTTAATGCCCAAACGGGGAAATTGCTTTGGAAGGTTAAGGCTGCCAAAGATCCGATTGAAATCGGTGCTTTCGCGGAGTTAGTTAACGGAGTGTTGTACTTCCGGAACGAGCATGGTGGAATTGCAGCTTATCACCCGGTTACTGGCAAAAAAATCTGGGAGAATAAAGACATCCCTATGTATGTAGGAAGTATCGACGGCCTATATAACGGGGTATTGGTAGTATCCAGTACTGTTGATAATAGGCGTACACAGTTTTTCGGGCTCGATCCGGCTACAGGCAAGAGGTTATGGAGAATTCAGGGATTTTATAGCTTTGTTGCTTACCGGGATGGTGAATTATTACTCCGCGAACAAGCAAATGCTGCAAATAATGCCTCTAACGAGCCTCTTAAAGGCTATCAGTTGACCTTGGTACATGTTGATGTTAAAACTGGAAAAGCGAAGACCAAAAAGAACTATAAACCGCTCGAAGATGTCAGTAGACTCGGTAATTATTTCACATCACTTCAAGGCTCGTATCTATATACAGTCGATGGAGGTTTAGACCAATGGGGGGGTCATCCCCTATACCGCTTTACCTTAGGTCAAGAAACAGCGAGTGAACCCAAAAGTTATGAGGAGTACGGAAATTGGGTGGCTGGTCCAGTAAATAACATGGCTTTTTTCCAAAAGGATGCACAGATCACTGCCGTTCAAATGAACGATAATCGCATTATAAGCTTCAACGGGCCGGACAGTCCTGCGTTAAGCATTCAATCTATGGGTAAGGGGCTATACGCCGGCTATGAGAACGGATATTTCCTTATCATAAATGCAGAAACAGGAAAAGCGCTTGGCAAAGTAAAAACTGGAGCACAACAATACGGCAAACTATTCAGTGCGAATGGTATTCTCTACATCCAGACGGAGCACAATATATTCGCGATTTCTCTGCCAAAAGAATTAAAATAG
- a CDS encoding LysR family transcriptional regulator has product MESRHLFTFLVVVETGSFTRAAQKLDYAQSSITAQIQALESEIGQPLFDRISKKIILTDAGRRLLPFAQEISRMHNLAQDALRSDSELTGSLRIGAPESLAAFRLPGIIKEFRAKYPQVQIILKPGACWELSDFVRSGELDLAFLLQPETEDKDLNIETLVHEPMTLIAAPDHPLLNVAEVEPLHLKGVTILHTETGCSYRTLFERHLNSYGVFPDPTLEFWSIEAIKQCVMADLGIAFLPLITVKNELAEGKLARLNWNDESQRVATQIAYHHKKWKSPVLTEFLLAIKKHAEQWRSLI; this is encoded by the coding sequence ATGGAGTCACGTCATCTTTTTACCTTTTTAGTGGTAGTGGAGACGGGCAGTTTTACTAGAGCAGCACAGAAGCTTGATTATGCACAGTCCAGTATTACTGCACAAATCCAAGCACTAGAGTCTGAAATTGGCCAGCCATTATTTGATCGGATCAGTAAAAAGATTATTCTAACCGACGCAGGCCGTCGTTTGCTTCCGTTCGCACAGGAAATATCCAGAATGCACAATTTAGCACAGGACGCGTTACGCTCGGATAGTGAACTAACGGGTTCTTTGCGGATTGGGGCTCCTGAATCTCTGGCTGCTTTTCGCTTACCAGGCATTATTAAGGAGTTTCGTGCTAAATATCCGCAGGTGCAAATTATTCTGAAGCCTGGAGCTTGCTGGGAACTATCAGATTTTGTCCGTTCGGGTGAACTGGATTTAGCGTTCTTATTGCAACCTGAGACGGAAGATAAAGATTTAAATATAGAAACATTAGTACATGAGCCGATGACGCTGATCGCAGCGCCAGATCATCCCTTATTAAACGTTGCTGAGGTAGAACCCCTTCATTTAAAAGGAGTGACCATACTTCATACCGAAACTGGCTGTTCCTACCGGACTTTATTTGAACGGCATTTGAACAGTTACGGTGTATTTCCTGACCCCACGTTAGAGTTTTGGAGTATCGAGGCGATAAAGCAATGTGTAATGGCTGATCTTGGCATTGCCTTTCTTCCATTAATTACTGTAAAAAATGAACTGGCTGAAGGCAAACTTGCCAGATTAAATTGGAATGATGAATCACAGCGTGTGGCGACGCAGATCGCCTATCATCATAAAAAATGGAAATCGCCCGTGCTTACGGAGTTCTTACTTGCAATAAAAAAACATGCTGAGCAATGGAGAAGTCTAATATAG
- a CDS encoding L-lactate dehydrogenase — MAPPKPNRVVVIGTGAVGTTTAYTLLLRRRMPELVLIDVNHQKALGEALDMNHGMPFVGGVKLWAGTYEDCREADIIIVTAGASQKPGETRIDLLRKNISIFKDIIEKITKYNQHAILLIATNPVDILSYATLKISGFDRRRVIGSGTVLDSARFRYLIGLHKEIDPRSIHGQIIGEHGDSELPVWSLANVAGIDLGFDEAEREEIFQDTKNAAYEIIDAKGSTSYAIALALDRIVVSILHNEGAVLNVSTLLNNYNGVSDVYLGAPCVVDRSGVRQVLDLPLNETEQALFQKSAEKLKAEIAKLEL, encoded by the coding sequence ATGGCCCCCCCAAAACCCAATCGGGTCGTAGTTATCGGTACTGGAGCAGTTGGTACAACTACAGCCTATACTTTATTGTTACGTAGACGTATGCCCGAACTCGTACTTATTGACGTTAATCATCAGAAAGCACTTGGCGAAGCACTGGATATGAATCACGGCATGCCTTTTGTCGGTGGTGTGAAGTTATGGGCTGGTACTTATGAAGACTGCCGTGAAGCAGATATCATTATAGTAACTGCCGGTGCATCACAAAAACCGGGAGAAACCCGGATAGATCTGCTTCGTAAAAATATTTCAATTTTTAAAGATATCATTGAAAAAATTACAAAGTATAACCAACATGCCATTCTACTTATTGCGACTAACCCTGTAGATATTCTGTCTTACGCGACTTTGAAAATAAGCGGGTTTGACCGCAGACGTGTAATTGGTTCTGGTACGGTACTTGATAGTGCTCGTTTTCGCTATTTGATCGGTCTTCACAAAGAAATCGATCCTCGCAGTATTCACGGACAGATCATCGGTGAACATGGAGATTCAGAGCTTCCGGTTTGGAGTCTTGCGAATGTAGCTGGGATTGATCTTGGTTTTGACGAAGCAGAACGCGAAGAAATCTTCCAAGATACCAAGAATGCAGCCTATGAAATAATTGATGCCAAAGGCTCAACCTCTTATGCAATAGCGCTTGCACTGGACCGAATTGTAGTCTCCATTCTTCATAATGAAGGCGCCGTGTTGAATGTTTCTACTTTATTAAATAACTATAACGGGGTTTCGGATGTCTATCTCGGTGCACCTTGCGTAGTAGATCGCTCGGGTGTTCGACAGGTACTGGACCTCCCACTCAATGAAACCGAACAGGCTTTATTCCAGAAATCCGCTGAGAAGCTAAAAGCAGAAATAGCTAAGCTAGAATTGTAA
- a CDS encoding APC family permease yields MKESASNTLQKNIGMPQAIALYIGAVLGSGVLIVPGLAAEMAGPASLLAWGFMSLLILPMALSMGLLSAKFPNAGGVSHFVTLAFGPKAGSLVGWFFLMSVPIGAPVAALTGAGYMTAAMGWDESARITIAAIMLVIGLITNWIGMQVAGKVQIAVVIAIVAVLVFSFATALPRMEVEHFTPFVPHGWMSIGQAAAILFWCFIGWEAVSHLSEEFKDPQRAAVKGVTIAAIIVGILYFLSALATVGTQSYLKGGASTSLVWIISQPLGRWGGFIAGLTGLFICTATIIAYAGAASRVAYALSRQGSAPKWMGKISKLYHTPIGGIAFLLLCFVSVMTLYGSGSISITTLIQFPNATFILTYIGGCAAGIRLLKGSRLGVTISWISFLATAAVFPFTGWAIGYPLLITLVFVWIIRNKSKQRISVTEEISRGMHEKQQKVL; encoded by the coding sequence ATGAAGGAATCCGCTTCAAACACTTTACAAAAAAACATTGGCATGCCTCAGGCTATTGCCCTTTACATCGGGGCTGTGTTGGGTTCTGGGGTCTTAATTGTTCCTGGTTTGGCTGCAGAAATGGCGGGTCCCGCTTCATTACTGGCGTGGGGATTTATGTCGTTGCTGATTTTGCCGATGGCCTTATCAATGGGTCTGCTCTCTGCTAAATTCCCTAACGCTGGAGGCGTGTCCCATTTTGTAACGCTTGCTTTTGGTCCAAAAGCTGGCTCACTGGTGGGATGGTTTTTTCTGATGTCCGTTCCGATAGGTGCACCTGTTGCTGCACTGACTGGAGCGGGTTATATGACAGCCGCTATGGGCTGGGACGAATCTGCGAGAATTACTATCGCCGCTATTATGCTGGTCATTGGTCTGATTACGAACTGGATTGGCATGCAGGTCGCTGGAAAGGTACAGATAGCGGTAGTAATAGCGATTGTTGCTGTGCTGGTCTTCTCCTTTGCTACTGCACTGCCCCGCATGGAAGTCGAACACTTCACTCCCTTTGTCCCACATGGATGGATGAGCATTGGCCAGGCTGCAGCAATCTTATTCTGGTGTTTTATTGGCTGGGAAGCTGTCTCACACCTATCTGAGGAGTTCAAGGACCCACAGCGTGCCGCCGTTAAAGGGGTCACCATCGCCGCTATTATAGTAGGGATTCTATATTTTCTCTCCGCACTAGCAACTGTTGGTACACAAAGCTACCTCAAAGGTGGAGCAAGCACATCACTCGTCTGGATTATTAGTCAGCCTCTTGGGCGCTGGGGAGGATTTATCGCCGGACTTACCGGTCTGTTCATCTGTACAGCCACAATTATTGCCTATGCAGGAGCTGCCTCACGTGTGGCTTATGCTTTATCGCGCCAAGGCTCCGCACCGAAATGGATGGGTAAAATATCCAAACTATACCATACCCCTATCGGTGGCATAGCTTTTCTTCTGCTCTGTTTTGTATCGGTGATGACACTGTATGGCAGCGGATCCATCTCCATCACCACTCTGATTCAGTTTCCGAATGCTACTTTTATCCTGACTTATATCGGAGGGTGTGCCGCAGGGATACGCCTGCTCAAAGGAAGTCGCTTAGGTGTGACGATAAGCTGGATTTCTTTTTTAGCAACAGCTGCTGTGTTTCCTTTTACGGGTTGGGCGATAGGCTATCCGCTGCTCATCACTTTGGTGTTCGTTTGGATTATCCGTAATAAAAGTAAACAGAGGATAAGTGTCACTGAGGAAATTAGTCGTGGAATGCATGAGAAACAACAAAAGGTGTTGTAA
- a CDS encoding spore germination protein GerPE gives MHTSRIQDVYINNLSDSSIFICGSVGRVQSKFLGSKENYLFNIKEINNRTKDTTLIDIPIPVWTNQGNEVDEFVILKDSAESTINIQYIKILSIGSGTTFQIGNSGSVHLESRTIEFKREVAAKDKE, from the coding sequence ATGCACACCTCACGCATACAAGATGTCTATATCAACAATCTGTCTGACAGTTCTATATTTATATGTGGATCTGTAGGCCGGGTTCAATCTAAATTCCTGGGAAGCAAGGAGAATTACCTTTTTAACATAAAGGAGATTAATAATCGCACGAAAGATACTACACTCATAGACATTCCTATCCCTGTATGGACAAACCAAGGGAATGAAGTGGATGAATTTGTGATATTAAAGGATTCCGCGGAATCAACAATTAATATACAATATATCAAAATTCTGTCGATTGGGTCTGGCACGACCTTCCAGATTGGAAACAGCGGGTCAGTTCATCTGGAGAGTCGAACCATTGAGTTTAAACGAGAAGTGGCTGCGAAAGATAAGGAGTAA
- a CDS encoding alpha/beta hydrolase, protein MPNKTKIILEPAAQKFADDNAKPPFLPDLGPEKGRETVDSVQSSEIYKPEVDIEDLMVPGGPNGDVSIRIVRPPSSSSASLPVILYIHGAGWVFGNAHTHDRLIRELAVGAEAAIVFPNYSLSPEAKYPTAIEEIYAVLQWTAEKGSEHGLDTSKLSIAGDSVGGNMAAAITLMAKERSGPKIAKQLLFYPVTDASFDTESYHEFAEGYFLQRDGMKWFWDQYTTDPEERNQITASPLRANLEQLRDLPDALVITGEADVLRDEGEAYAAKLREAGVNVTAVRFQGIIHDFVMLNPLAETHAKKGAIKLATTWLREGF, encoded by the coding sequence ATGCCAAACAAAACTAAGATCATTCTTGAGCCAGCAGCTCAAAAATTTGCCGATGATAATGCGAAACCTCCCTTTCTACCTGACCTTGGGCCAGAAAAAGGTCGTGAAACGGTAGATAGCGTACAATCCAGTGAGATATATAAACCTGAAGTTGATATTGAAGATCTAATGGTGCCAGGTGGACCTAACGGTGATGTTTCCATAAGAATCGTTCGCCCCCCAAGCTCCTCATCAGCGTCGCTGCCTGTTATCCTGTACATTCATGGTGCAGGTTGGGTGTTTGGGAATGCTCATACCCATGATCGCCTGATTCGTGAACTAGCTGTCGGAGCGGAGGCCGCTATTGTTTTCCCAAATTATAGCCTCTCCCCAGAAGCTAAATATCCAACAGCTATTGAAGAAATCTATGCTGTACTCCAGTGGACAGCTGAAAAAGGAAGCGAGCACGGATTAGATACTAGCAAGCTTTCTATAGCCGGAGACAGCGTCGGTGGGAATATGGCAGCTGCTATTACTCTCATGGCGAAAGAACGGAGTGGACCGAAGATAGCGAAACAACTACTATTCTATCCGGTAACGGATGCCTCGTTTGATACTGAATCCTATCATGAGTTCGCCGAAGGTTATTTCTTGCAGCGGGACGGCATGAAATGGTTCTGGGATCAGTATACCACTGACCCTGAGGAACGAAATCAAATCACTGCCTCTCCTCTTCGGGCTAACCTAGAGCAGCTACGGGATTTACCAGATGCACTGGTTATTACTGGTGAAGCAGATGTGCTACGGGATGAAGGTGAAGCTTATGCCGCCAAATTGCGGGAAGCTGGCGTGAATGTTACGGCTGTCCGCTTCCAAGGCATCATTCATGATTTTGTCATGCTGAATCCTTTAGCCGAGACTCATGCTAAAAAAGGAGCTATCAAGTTAGCGACTACATGGCTTCGTGAAGGTTTCTAA
- a CDS encoding VPS10 domain-containing protein, protein MASKIAGLKGIRLILMLILLAWVVTACSSPPPEPTQQPQPTEAPEEGQTITLITPDANHIDNDSAPKYQIQTRLTDFQLLSESEGLAWGVTKNELRLYLTRDNGATWANISPAPNVQFLSNPVYGKGIFFTDPSHGWIIRSAFGSTETIVLRTTDGGQSWKISSLGDVNTVSSVYFNSPRKGWLMTSWNASSNKENKALFSTTDGGATWEEVMQNEQYNPNFPNDSIPFAGVTTGMIFRNSTHGFVTMQTGALPKIFMTKDGGKSWTLGPAFLVNERLEDCDRVITGKPEFFDASKSTGWMSVGCQKDKEKTIAYHGYFTANGGANWKFASFGLNAQAGVNRQIAPTFLNSQIGWTILGDTLYHTVDQGVTWLPLKESSVLRSKLLEYPEIVKLQFFSTEVGWLLIEKKEDKRSILLQTTNGGISWRVM, encoded by the coding sequence TTGGCATCTAAGATTGCTGGATTGAAGGGAATAAGATTAATATTGATGCTGATTTTGTTAGCGTGGGTGGTCACGGCTTGTTCATCTCCTCCCCCGGAACCTACTCAGCAGCCCCAGCCGACAGAGGCACCTGAAGAAGGACAGACGATAACCCTGATTACTCCAGACGCCAATCATATTGATAATGATAGCGCTCCGAAATATCAAATTCAGACTCGTCTTACAGATTTTCAGCTGCTTAGTGAAAGTGAGGGTCTGGCCTGGGGGGTTACCAAAAACGAACTTCGGTTGTACTTGACCAGGGATAACGGAGCAACTTGGGCTAATATTTCACCAGCACCAAATGTGCAGTTCCTCTCCAATCCTGTGTATGGGAAGGGGATTTTCTTCACGGATCCATCTCATGGTTGGATTATAAGAAGTGCTTTTGGCTCGACAGAGACGATTGTGCTGCGAACCACAGATGGCGGCCAAAGCTGGAAAATCTCATCTTTAGGAGATGTGAATACAGTATCCTCTGTATATTTCAACTCACCCAGAAAGGGTTGGCTGATGACCTCATGGAACGCTTCTTCCAATAAAGAGAACAAGGCACTTTTTTCAACGACAGACGGTGGGGCCACTTGGGAAGAAGTGATGCAGAATGAGCAATACAATCCGAATTTCCCTAATGATTCGATACCGTTTGCCGGCGTTACCACTGGAATGATTTTTCGCAATAGTACACATGGATTTGTGACAATGCAGACAGGTGCTCTTCCCAAAATCTTTATGACAAAAGATGGCGGTAAGAGCTGGACCCTCGGGCCAGCTTTTCTGGTTAACGAACGTTTAGAGGATTGTGACCGAGTAATTACGGGCAAACCGGAGTTCTTTGATGCCAGTAAGTCTACTGGTTGGATGTCTGTTGGCTGCCAAAAGGATAAAGAAAAAACAATCGCCTACCATGGATATTTTACGGCTAACGGTGGAGCTAACTGGAAATTTGCATCCTTTGGATTGAACGCACAAGCTGGTGTCAATCGTCAAATTGCTCCGACGTTCTTGAACTCACAGATCGGTTGGACCATACTTGGCGACACCCTTTACCATACGGTGGATCAAGGAGTTACGTGGTTACCTCTTAAAGAGAGCAGTGTACTGCGATCTAAGCTTCTGGAATATCCGGAGATTGTAAAGCTGCAGTTTTTTTCCACTGAGGTGGGGTGGCTTTTGATTGAGAAAAAAGAGGACAAGCGCTCGATACTGTTACAGACTACGAATGGTGGTATCAGCTGGCGCGTAATGTAA